A single Amphiura filiformis chromosome 8, Afil_fr2py, whole genome shotgun sequence DNA region contains:
- the LOC140158987 gene encoding multiple PDZ domain protein-like, which translates to MDLPKFDRKERPDSGIGTLEKDATTPLSQSPPSTKPVLPPKPSSPASNQEEAPPTLRLKTPREKAQTLLMLHHLSPSKLPPPLPTSIPPKMEQSKAVAVSDVSPVQSDEDEDDAPPALPSIPPPQLSLSPITETAADVSLSAEDPEEGVIEIRINKNQGEDVGIDIIGGSDTSRSCVYVKGIRTQSAAEREGRLRSGDQLLDINGTCMVGITNKEAMDILHNYSTNNNNIALVVARKKMEEDEEVEYTDSESEDLVEDLATELARAESADTLNRSLSEFGDDFSLKSELTDGDSNVFDDTDGMFPSTSSPKTKGANGLSENNNSNKLSVPAEVVRRTNLNARARRGYRDGKDVKPRGLLERKWSESSSSTVLLSTTELEKLIDDANESLEDGEDTDISVVILHKEEGQGLGLTVAGGIDQEVKEISVHRVIPGGLADRDGRVQRGDRVLSVNGKVLKDATHAQALSYLKDDRPDVVLVVSRPLELEEDEEADDNTIDIEMAKGAAGLGFSVEGGKSSPKGDVPITVKKIFMGGVADRSGLLHVGDEIVEVNNKRITHVSHFEAWTYLKSVPIGIVKMKIRPVKRPSED; encoded by the exons ATGGacttgcccaaatttgaccgcAAGGAGAGACCTGATTCTGGTATTGGTACTTTAGAAAAGGATGCAACTACGCCATTGAGTCAATCACCCCCATCAACAAAGCCTGTGCTGCCACCCAAACCCTCATCGCCTGCTTCAAATCAGGAGGAGGCCCCACCTACTCTGCGGTTAAAAACACCCAGAGAAAAAGCCCAGACATTACTGATGCTACACCACCTCTCCCCCTCCAAACTTCCCCCACCTTTACCTACCTCTATCCCTCCTAAAATGGAACAGTCCAAAGCTGTTGCTGTGAGTGATGTCTCCCCAGTGCAAagtgatgaggatgaggatgatgcGCCACCAGCTCTTCCGTCAATACCACCGCCCCAGCTAAGTTTGTCACCCATCACTGAGACTGCTGCTGATGTGAGTTTGAGTGCAGAGGATCCAGAGGAAGGAGTCATAGAAATTAGG ATTAATAAAAATCAAGGAGAGGATGTTGGTATCGATATAATCGGTGGCTCCGACACATCACGTAGCTGTGTGTATGTCAAAGGCATAAGAACACAATCAGCTGCAGAGAGAGAAGGACGTCTCAGATCCGGTGACCAGCTACTGGACATCAATGGCACTTGTATGGTAGGAATCACCAACAAAGAAGCTATGGATATATTACATAATTACTCCACCAATAACAACAATATCGCATTGGTTGTTGCGAGGAAAAAAATGGAGGAAGACGAGGAAGTTGAATATACGGACAGTGAATCCGAGGATTTAGTGGAAGATTTAGCAACAGAACTTGCAAGGGCCGAATCTGCCGATACGTTAAACAGGTCCTTGTCAGAATTTGGCGATGATTTCTCGTTAAAATCGGAATTAACCGATGGGGACAGTAATGTTTTTGATGATACTGATGGTATGTTTCCTAGTACTTCGTCACCTAAAACAAAAGGAGCTAATGGACTATCAGAGAACAATAATTCAAATAAACTGAGTGTACCGGCTGAAGTGGTGAGGAGGACAAATTTGAATGCTAGAGCAAGGAGAGGCTATAGAG ATGGCAAGGATGTAAAACCCAGAGGTCTTCTGGAGAGGAAATGGTCAGAAAGCTCCAGCTCCACAGTGCTGCTGTCAACAACAGAGTTAGAGAAGTTAATAGATGATGCCAATGAGTCATTGGAAGATGGCGAGGACACTGACATCTCAGTGGTCATCTTGCACAAGGAGGAAGGACAAGGACTGGGTCTCACCGTAGCTGGTGGCATTGATCAAGAAGTCAAAGAAATCTCG GTGCATCGTGTCATCCCAGGAGGTTTAGCTGATAGAGATGGCCGTGTCCAAAGGGGTGATAGAGTGTTGTCAGTCAATGGTAAAGTTCTCAAGGATGCCACTCATGCACAAGCTTTGAGCTACCTCAAGGATGACAGACCTGATGTAGTCTTGGTTGTGTCAAGACCACTGGAACTGGAAGAAGATG AAGAAGCTGATGACAACACCATAGACATTGAAATGGCCAAGGGAGCCGCCGGTCTTGGCTTCAGCGTAGAGGGAGGAAAGAGCTCCCCCAAGGGGGATGTACCAATTACCGTTAAGAAGATTTTCATGGGAGGGGTGGCTGACAGAAGCGGTCTACTGCACGTCGGTGATGAGATAGTAGAAGTGAACAATAAGAGAATTACTCATGTCAGCCATTTTGAGGCTTGGACGTATCTGAAATCTGTCCCGATTGGAATTGTGAAGATGAAAATCAGACCTGTCAAAAGACCGAGTGAAGATTGA